Proteins from one Streptomyces sp. 840.1 genomic window:
- a CDS encoding alpha/beta hydrolase family protein, whose product MSSHRSNRAHSPTRRNVIRAAGGLFAATALGAGGVLAAASPAGAAGDGFGLRIVEHDESDPRMWFYRFATDAIGWDPGVNVLLPDDYHTGARTYPVLYLFHGGGTDQDFITFDRAGIRDWTAGKPVIVVMPDGGHAGWYSDPVSTNTGPRNWETFHIGQLIPWIDANFRTYAEYDGRAVAGFSMGGFGALKYAAKYYGHFASVSAHSGPASLRRDAGLVTHWANVSSAALDLGGGTVYGVPLWDEARVSADNPVERVESYRNKRVFLVAGTSPDPVNWFDTVNETQVLAGQREFRGLLGAAGIPHEWYEEPGGHVIRDYLVRRDLDGIVARLRKA is encoded by the coding sequence TTGAGCAGCCACCGCAGCAACCGTGCCCACAGTCCCACCCGCAGGAATGTCATCAGGGCCGCAGGCGGGCTCTTCGCCGCGACGGCCCTCGGCGCCGGGGGCGTCCTCGCGGCCGCGTCCCCGGCCGGCGCGGCGGGTGACGGCTTCGGGCTGCGCATCGTGGAGCACGACGAGAGCGATCCGCGTATGTGGTTCTACCGGTTCGCGACCGACGCGATCGGCTGGGACCCGGGCGTCAACGTCCTGCTCCCGGACGACTACCACACCGGCGCACGCACCTACCCGGTCCTCTACCTCTTCCACGGGGGCGGCACCGACCAGGACTTCATCACCTTCGACCGCGCGGGCATCCGGGACTGGACGGCCGGGAAGCCCGTCATCGTCGTGATGCCCGACGGCGGGCACGCGGGCTGGTACTCCGACCCGGTCAGCACCAACACGGGCCCCCGGAACTGGGAGACGTTCCACATCGGGCAGCTGATTCCCTGGATCGACGCCAACTTCCGTACCTACGCCGAGTACGACGGCCGGGCCGTCGCCGGATTCTCGATGGGAGGCTTCGGCGCACTGAAGTACGCGGCGAAGTACTACGGCCACTTCGCCTCGGTGAGCGCCCACTCGGGCCCGGCCAGTCTGCGCCGTGACGCGGGACTGGTCACCCACTGGGCCAACGTGTCCTCCGCCGCCCTGGACCTGGGCGGCGGCACGGTCTACGGAGTACCGCTGTGGGACGAGGCCAGGGTGAGCGCCGACAACCCGGTCGAGCGCGTCGAGAGCTACCGGAACAAACGGGTGTTCCTGGTGGCGGGCACCAGCCCCGACCCGGTCAACTGGTTCGACACGGTCAACGAGACCCAGGTGCTGGCCGGCCAGCGGGAGTTCCGGGGCCTCCTCGGCGCAGCCGGTATCCCGCACGAGTGGTACGAGGAGCCGGGCGGGCACGTGATCCGCGACTACCTGGTCCGCCGCGACCTCGACGGCATCGTCGCCCGGCTCCGCAAGGCCTGA
- a CDS encoding C39 family peptidase, with protein sequence MRRRLVSSAIAVAAVGVLLHPGTAQASPVPHTPSVSVLAHGTKAGTAVVSGHNAPGTRLKVASGRTSSGHWLEIDYQVQETGYWCGPAATRIALSARTAPPSQAVLAGQLGTTEAGTDHIGQVTGVLNANLGGGWYETKEMPNDPPTQGQRDLLWNDIVFDIDRNYPLVANIVAPPGNQPPGYPSDQTIYHYFTVFGYDDVDRTVLIADPASFSGNQIYWISFDQLATLIPPKGYSA encoded by the coding sequence ATGCGCAGGAGACTCGTGTCCTCGGCGATCGCCGTGGCCGCCGTCGGCGTTCTCCTCCACCCCGGCACGGCCCAGGCCTCGCCCGTACCGCACACCCCATCGGTATCCGTGCTCGCCCACGGAACGAAGGCCGGCACGGCCGTCGTCAGCGGGCACAACGCGCCCGGCACCCGGCTGAAGGTCGCCTCCGGCCGTACCAGCAGCGGGCACTGGCTGGAGATCGACTACCAGGTGCAGGAGACCGGCTACTGGTGCGGACCGGCCGCCACCCGCATCGCACTCTCGGCCAGGACCGCCCCGCCCAGCCAGGCCGTCCTGGCCGGCCAGCTCGGTACGACCGAGGCCGGCACCGACCACATCGGCCAGGTCACGGGCGTACTCAACGCGAACCTCGGCGGCGGCTGGTACGAGACCAAGGAGATGCCGAACGACCCGCCCACCCAGGGCCAGCGCGACCTGCTGTGGAACGACATCGTCTTCGACATCGACCGCAACTACCCGCTGGTGGCCAACATCGTGGCCCCGCCCGGCAACCAGCCGCCCGGCTACCCCTCGGACCAGACGATCTACCACTACTTCACCGTGTTCGGCTACGACGACGTGGACCGCACGGTCCTCATAGCCGATCCCGCCTCCTTCAGCGGCAACCAGATCTACTGGATCTCCTTCGATCAGCTCGCCACGCTGATCCCGCCGAAGGGCTACTCGGCGTGA
- a CDS encoding helix-turn-helix transcriptional regulator → MLRVHFTAEDLGRVRVAPGPDFLWEISNSVQTLQRRDGEREFGVWRRWVRPRLSASPRLLSSLLPPRGYSPDFLTPTTGDRATLHAAVDTLMSTPRPRLRTDLTQLAATLRLPGWVSSLAGGDTETLRQLGEALRTYQLEALAPYWQRVHAHIDADRALRLRSLLDGGTEGLLAGLGPQFRWRPPVLEATYPVDQQLRLRGRGLVLQPSFFCWPTPITLADGDLPPVLVYPIHHAADWAGPAPGLPARGAGPLGPLLGHTRAGLLRATRTGCSTVEAARLLDVTHPAVSQHLNVLRAAGLVATVRKAGRSIHVATAEGRALLAVAERAKGQRGRPGP, encoded by the coding sequence ATGCTGCGGGTGCACTTCACCGCCGAGGATCTGGGGCGGGTCCGGGTGGCCCCCGGGCCGGACTTCCTCTGGGAGATCAGCAACAGCGTGCAGACCCTGCAACGCCGCGACGGTGAAAGGGAGTTCGGTGTCTGGCGCCGCTGGGTCCGGCCGAGGCTCTCCGCGAGCCCCCGGCTGCTGTCCTCGCTGCTGCCGCCACGCGGGTACTCGCCGGACTTCCTCACCCCCACCACCGGCGACCGGGCCACCCTGCACGCGGCCGTCGACACCCTGATGAGCACTCCGCGGCCACGGCTGCGGACCGATCTGACACAGCTGGCGGCCACGCTCCGACTCCCCGGCTGGGTGAGTTCCCTGGCCGGCGGCGACACCGAAACCCTCCGGCAGCTCGGTGAGGCGCTGCGCACCTATCAGCTGGAGGCGCTCGCTCCGTACTGGCAGCGCGTCCACGCGCACATAGACGCCGACCGGGCCCTGCGCCTGCGCAGTCTCCTCGACGGTGGCACCGAGGGGCTGCTGGCCGGGCTCGGGCCCCAGTTCCGCTGGCGCCCGCCCGTACTGGAGGCGACGTACCCCGTGGACCAGCAGCTCCGGTTGCGGGGGAGGGGACTGGTGCTGCAGCCGTCGTTCTTCTGCTGGCCCACGCCGATCACGCTGGCCGACGGGGACCTGCCGCCCGTTCTCGTCTACCCCATCCACCACGCCGCGGACTGGGCCGGCCCCGCCCCCGGCCTGCCGGCGCGGGGCGCGGGGCCGCTGGGCCCGTTGCTCGGTCACACCCGGGCCGGTCTCCTGCGCGCGACCCGCACCGGATGCTCCACGGTCGAGGCCGCGCGGCTCCTGGACGTGACCCACCCCGCCGTCAGCCAGCACCTGAACGTGCTGCGCGCGGCGGGGCTGGTCGCCACCGTGCGCAAGGCCGGCCGGTCCATCCACGTCGCGACGGCGGAGGGCCGGGCGCTGCTGGCCGTCGCGGAGCGGGCGAAGGGACAGCGGGGGCGGCCGGGCCCGTAA
- a CDS encoding trans-aconitate 2-methyltransferase, giving the protein MNTADPNTPRPDTSRPAHADTRADDGTAAMAEILELDAEVLGAYLSELTTWLGELSDREPGRIVDLGSGTGTGAIALARRFPRAGVRAVDRSPQMLHRLSVKAAELGLADRVHGVRADLDQEWPALDTSDLVWAAAALHHMDNLGRVLSHAFGALRPGGLLAVTEMDFFPRFLPEDIGVGRPGLEARLHAALNAEPAAGWTDHLVRAGFVPEAERPFVIDLTAPLPPAAARYAQLCLRKLRTHLDGQLAAEDLAALDAVTGDEGPHSVLRRDDLTVRTTRTTWVGRRP; this is encoded by the coding sequence ATGAACACCGCAGACCCGAATACCCCACGCCCGGACACCTCCCGACCGGCCCACGCCGATACCCGCGCCGACGACGGAACGGCCGCCATGGCCGAGATCCTGGAACTCGACGCCGAGGTCCTGGGTGCGTACCTGTCGGAGCTCACCACCTGGCTGGGTGAACTGTCCGACCGGGAACCCGGCCGCATCGTCGACCTGGGCAGCGGAACCGGGACCGGTGCCATCGCCCTGGCGCGGCGCTTCCCCCGGGCCGGGGTCCGGGCGGTGGACCGCTCCCCGCAGATGCTCCACCGGCTGTCGGTGAAGGCGGCCGAGCTGGGGCTCGCGGACCGGGTCCACGGCGTTCGGGCGGACCTCGACCAGGAATGGCCGGCCCTCGACACCAGCGACCTGGTCTGGGCGGCCGCCGCTCTCCACCACATGGACAACCTCGGCCGGGTGCTGTCCCACGCCTTCGGCGCCCTGCGGCCGGGCGGCCTCCTCGCCGTCACCGAGATGGACTTCTTCCCCCGCTTCCTGCCCGAGGACATCGGAGTGGGCCGGCCCGGCCTGGAGGCCCGCCTGCACGCCGCCCTGAACGCGGAACCCGCCGCCGGCTGGACGGACCACCTCGTCCGCGCGGGCTTCGTGCCGGAGGCCGAGCGGCCCTTCGTGATCGACCTGACTGCCCCGCTGCCGCCCGCCGCAGCCCGCTACGCGCAGCTCTGTCTGCGGAAGCTGCGTACCCACCTCGACGGGCAGCTCGCCGCCGAGGACCTGGCCGCCCTTGACGCCGTCACCGGCGACGAAGGCCCGCACAGCGTCCTGCGGCGCGACGACCTCACGGTCCGGACGACCAGGACCACCTGGGTGGGCCGCCGCCCCTGA
- a CDS encoding helix-turn-helix domain-containing protein — MTQESDLDSTVRMRIRSLRKARGWSLDSLAERAFLSPSTLSRIETGHRRIGLDQLTALARALGVSLDQLVESVSDEDAVIRPRRDERRGLTTWMLNQGSGPAGATVAKMRITDEARGPGVDRLGVHPGKDWFTVLSGTVTLLLGERAVRVGTGRTARFSTMIPHAIKAHGGPAEILCVLDHDGQRGHLHPPA; from the coding sequence ATGACGCAAGAAAGCGATCTGGACAGCACGGTGCGCATGCGGATCAGAAGCTTGCGGAAGGCCCGTGGCTGGTCGCTCGACAGCCTCGCCGAGCGTGCCTTCCTGAGCCCCTCGACCCTGAGCCGCATCGAGACCGGGCACCGGCGCATCGGGCTCGACCAGCTCACGGCGCTGGCCCGCGCCCTGGGGGTCTCGCTCGACCAGCTGGTGGAGAGCGTCAGCGACGAGGATGCCGTGATCAGGCCCCGGCGCGACGAGCGGCGCGGGCTGACCACCTGGATGCTGAACCAAGGCTCCGGCCCGGCCGGTGCCACTGTCGCCAAGATGCGCATCACCGACGAGGCAAGGGGCCCGGGGGTCGACCGGCTGGGGGTGCACCCCGGCAAGGACTGGTTCACGGTGCTGTCGGGAACCGTCACGCTGCTCCTCGGTGAGCGCGCCGTGCGGGTCGGGACGGGCCGGACCGCCCGGTTCTCCACCATGATCCCGCACGCCATCAAGGCACACGGCGGGCCGGCCGAGATCCTGTGCGTCCTCGATCACGACGGGCAGCGCGGGCACCTCCACCCGCCGGCCTGA
- a CDS encoding MBL fold metallo-hydrolase, producing MTGADSTFSLRTRLRALRPADFGADPDGPRMERIRRSPNFVDGVFQNPVGARIRPSGSALEFAKTYFRKEERVLRSPTGDVPVHATTLADLATPPASGLRLTWMGHSSVLAEIDGRRVLFDPVWGDRCSPFAFAGPKRLHPAPLPLGVLGPVDVVVISHDHYDHLDLPTIRALAGTDTAFAVPLGVGAHLERWGVTPDRIRELDWNESTEVAGISLTATPARHFCGRGLRNQQHTLWASWAVAGPEHRIYHSGDTGYFPGFKEIGAEHGPFDATMIQIGAYSQYWPKDHTDGRPEPGAWPDIHMSPDEGVQAHLDLQGNDPAAGIMLPIHWGTFNLALHPWAEPAEWSMRATQVAGVTLVAPHPGRPFEPADPPAVDPWWRAVAAEPAAGWGNWPPVHVPLPGGAVTPAPDRDRDRAAQA from the coding sequence GTGACCGGCGCTGACTCCACGTTCTCGCTCCGTACCAGGCTGCGTGCGCTGCGGCCCGCCGACTTCGGGGCCGACCCGGACGGCCCCCGTATGGAGCGCATCCGGCGTTCCCCGAATTTCGTCGACGGGGTGTTCCAGAACCCGGTGGGGGCACGGATCAGGCCGTCGGGGTCCGCCCTGGAGTTCGCGAAGACGTACTTCCGCAAGGAGGAGCGGGTACTGAGATCGCCGACCGGTGACGTACCGGTCCATGCCACCACCCTGGCCGATCTCGCCACCCCGCCCGCCTCCGGGCTGCGGCTCACCTGGATGGGGCATTCCAGTGTGCTCGCGGAGATCGACGGCCGGCGGGTGCTGTTCGACCCGGTCTGGGGCGACCGCTGTTCGCCGTTCGCGTTCGCGGGCCCCAAGCGGCTGCACCCCGCACCGCTGCCGCTGGGCGTACTGGGGCCGGTCGACGTGGTGGTGATCTCCCACGACCATTACGACCACCTCGATCTTCCGACCATCCGGGCGCTGGCCGGTACGGACACCGCCTTCGCCGTGCCGCTCGGGGTCGGGGCGCACCTGGAGCGCTGGGGCGTGACCCCGGACCGGATCCGTGAGCTCGACTGGAACGAGAGCACGGAGGTCGCCGGGATCAGCCTGACGGCCACCCCGGCCAGGCACTTCTGCGGCCGGGGCCTGCGCAACCAGCAGCACACCCTCTGGGCCTCGTGGGCCGTGGCGGGACCGGAGCACCGGATCTACCACAGCGGCGACACCGGGTATTTCCCCGGCTTCAAGGAGATCGGCGCCGAACACGGCCCGTTCGACGCCACCATGATCCAGATCGGCGCGTACAGCCAGTACTGGCCCAAGGACCACACGGACGGCCGGCCCGAGCCCGGTGCCTGGCCGGACATCCACATGAGCCCCGACGAGGGGGTCCAGGCCCATCTGGACCTTCAGGGCAACGATCCGGCGGCGGGGATCATGCTGCCGATCCACTGGGGGACGTTCAACCTCGCACTGCACCCGTGGGCCGAGCCCGCCGAATGGTCGATGCGTGCCACTCAGGTCGCAGGGGTGACGCTGGTGGCCCCGCACCCCGGCCGGCCGTTCGAGCCCGCCGACCCCCCGGCGGTGGACCCGTGGTGGCGTGCCGTGGCCGCAGAGCCCGCTGCGGGCTGGGGCAACTGGCCCCCGGTCCACGTACCGCTGCCCGGCGGAGCCGTGACGCCCGCTCCCGACCGGGACCGCGACCGGGCCGCCCAGGCCTGA
- a CDS encoding PPOX class F420-dependent oxidoreductase, giving the protein MTGIDAQQDALLRLFSEGNSGVLVTLKRDGRPQLSNVNHFYYPDERIVRVSVTEDRAKTRNLRRDPRASYHVTSEDRWAWTVADGTADLTPPAADPDDATVAELVALYRDVQGEHPDWDDYRRAMVRDRRVVLRLHVEHAYGQPRG; this is encoded by the coding sequence ATGACGGGAATCGACGCACAGCAGGATGCGCTCCTTCGGCTGTTCTCCGAAGGCAACAGCGGTGTACTGGTCACGCTCAAGCGCGACGGCAGGCCCCAGCTGTCCAATGTGAACCACTTCTACTACCCCGACGAGCGCATCGTCCGGGTCTCGGTCACCGAGGACCGGGCGAAGACCCGGAACCTGCGCCGCGACCCGAGGGCCAGCTACCACGTGACCAGCGAGGACCGCTGGGCGTGGACGGTCGCCGACGGCACCGCCGACCTCACCCCGCCGGCGGCGGACCCCGACGACGCCACCGTCGCGGAGCTGGTCGCGCTCTACCGCGACGTCCAGGGCGAGCACCCGGACTGGGACGACTACCGCCGGGCCATGGTCAGGGACCGCCGGGTCGTGCTGCGCCTGCACGTCGAGCACGCGTACGGGCAGCCGCGTGGCTGA
- a CDS encoding glutamate dehydrogenase has protein sequence MTTPAVSPPAPLISLTWTDHVTGHQGHLVVDRLVRGVSSGGLRMRAGCTLDEVAGLARGMTMKEALHFDADRTGARYVPLGGAKGGIDCDPRDPAAYGVLVRYLRAVRPYVENIWTTGEDLGLSQDLVDRAAAEAGLVSSIEAVYPLLDDEAAARQRLADAFAVEVDGIGLDELVGGCGVAESVLAALDRDGVGHAGARVAVQGLGTMGGATARFLSRAGLRVVAVADVRGTIANPAGLDIEALLAARDGHGTVDRGALRDADRELPAGAWLDQDVDVLVPAAVSYAIDAENQAGIRARWVVEAANMPVLPEAEALLAERGITVLPDVVVNSGTNAWWWWTLFGDIRADADEAFAHTRSSMRALVELVMKRASVENCTPRAAAHAVVADRLPVMAERFGWYR, from the coding sequence ATGACGACGCCCGCGGTGTCCCCGCCCGCCCCGCTGATCTCCCTGACCTGGACGGACCACGTCACCGGTCACCAGGGGCACCTGGTCGTCGACCGGCTGGTGCGCGGGGTGTCCAGCGGCGGGCTGCGGATGCGGGCGGGCTGCACGCTCGACGAGGTGGCGGGGCTGGCCCGCGGCATGACGATGAAGGAAGCGCTCCACTTCGACGCGGACCGCACCGGGGCCCGCTACGTACCCCTCGGCGGCGCCAAGGGCGGCATCGACTGCGATCCCCGCGACCCGGCCGCCTACGGCGTCCTGGTGCGCTACCTGCGCGCCGTGCGTCCGTACGTCGAGAACATCTGGACGACCGGCGAGGACCTGGGGCTCAGCCAGGACCTGGTCGACCGGGCGGCCGCGGAGGCCGGGCTCGTCTCCTCCATCGAGGCCGTCTATCCGCTGCTCGACGACGAGGCGGCCGCCCGGCAGCGGCTGGCCGACGCCTTCGCCGTCGAGGTGGACGGCATCGGGCTCGACGAGCTGGTCGGCGGCTGCGGGGTCGCCGAGTCGGTGCTGGCCGCGCTGGACCGGGACGGGGTCGGCCACGCCGGGGCGCGGGTCGCCGTGCAGGGCCTGGGCACCATGGGCGGCGCGACGGCCCGGTTCCTGTCGCGGGCCGGGCTCCGGGTGGTCGCCGTGGCCGACGTCCGGGGCACCATCGCCAACCCGGCCGGCCTCGACATCGAGGCCCTGCTCGCCGCCCGGGACGGCCACGGGACGGTGGACCGCGGCGCACTGCGCGACGCCGACCGCGAGCTGCCCGCCGGGGCCTGGCTGGACCAGGACGTGGACGTACTCGTGCCCGCCGCGGTCTCCTACGCCATCGACGCCGAAAACCAGGCCGGGATCAGGGCCCGTTGGGTGGTCGAGGCGGCCAACATGCCGGTACTGCCGGAGGCCGAGGCCCTGCTCGCGGAGCGCGGGATCACGGTGCTGCCCGATGTCGTCGTCAACTCCGGCACCAACGCCTGGTGGTGGTGGACCCTGTTCGGTGACATACGCGCCGACGCCGACGAGGCCTTCGCCCACACCCGCAGCTCGATGCGCGCGCTCGTCGAACTGGTGATGAAGCGGGCCTCGGTGGAGAACTGCACCCCCCGGGCGGCGGCCCACGCGGTCGTCGCGGACCGGTTGCCGGTCATGGCGGAACGCTTCGGCTGGTACCGCTGA
- a CDS encoding TetR/AcrR family transcriptional regulator, whose amino-acid sequence MAERREELLRAAVEQIEVRGVAAVRIADVASVLGVSNALVLYHFSTKEKLVAAAFAHAAEADLAHLRKLLTRRTTAVRRLRAAVRWYAPTGQAKGWRLWIEGWAASLRDPALRTVAGDLDQQWKAELAEVIEEGAAGGEFHCDDPMSVAWRLTALLDGLAVQMTSYAGPLSRATMLEWTEQALARELGIDHETLTA is encoded by the coding sequence GTGGCGGAGCGACGCGAGGAGCTGCTGCGCGCTGCCGTGGAGCAGATCGAGGTACGGGGTGTCGCGGCGGTACGGATCGCCGATGTGGCCTCCGTCCTCGGCGTGAGCAACGCACTCGTGCTCTACCACTTCTCCACCAAGGAGAAGCTGGTCGCCGCCGCGTTCGCGCACGCGGCCGAGGCCGATCTCGCCCATCTGCGCAAGCTGTTGACCCGCCGGACCACGGCGGTGCGCAGGCTGCGCGCCGCCGTCCGCTGGTACGCGCCGACGGGCCAGGCCAAGGGCTGGCGGCTGTGGATCGAGGGCTGGGCCGCCTCGCTCCGGGACCCCGCACTGCGTACCGTGGCGGGCGATCTCGACCAGCAGTGGAAGGCGGAGCTGGCCGAGGTCATCGAGGAGGGCGCGGCCGGGGGCGAGTTCCACTGCGACGACCCGATGTCCGTGGCCTGGCGGCTGACCGCCCTGCTGGACGGCCTGGCGGTGCAGATGACCTCGTACGCGGGCCCGCTCTCCCGGGCCACGATGCTGGAGTGGACCGAACAGGCACTGGCCCGGGAACTCGGCATCGACCACGAGACGCTGACGGCCTGA
- a CDS encoding DUF6745 domain-containing protein, with protein sequence MQYVDSWRAVAAATGAADRPAAEDGVRLAYRNAGLAEPAEFVWADSPREAVGILKKLTGAGRSVREEVRTRPWADERRRMYDELGPAGWSALWSATGAQLWETTAALADRIRAAVVAEAAERPEDEPDVRLLLLDAVLGQHDAAWLAAFDGRGDRLDGLAAVARNAGWWWPYERTVVISERPGELYRDEAGRLDRGDGPALSYRDGFGLYAWRGMPVPAEFLAELTALTPERIRAEENAELRRVMLEFYGYDRYLTESRAEPVHRDETGILWRIALDGDEDVVMVEVVNSTPEPDGTHRTYWLRVPPAIRTAKEGVAWTFGLQGEAYTPLRQT encoded by the coding sequence ATGCAGTACGTGGACTCATGGCGGGCCGTGGCGGCGGCGACCGGTGCGGCGGACCGGCCGGCGGCCGAGGACGGGGTGCGGCTCGCCTACCGCAACGCCGGGCTGGCAGAGCCGGCGGAGTTCGTCTGGGCCGATTCGCCCAGGGAGGCCGTCGGCATCCTGAAGAAGCTGACCGGCGCGGGCCGTTCGGTCCGCGAGGAGGTGAGGACCCGGCCCTGGGCGGACGAACGGCGCCGGATGTACGACGAGCTGGGCCCGGCCGGCTGGTCCGCGCTCTGGTCCGCCACCGGTGCCCAGCTGTGGGAGACCACGGCGGCGCTCGCCGACCGGATACGGGCCGCCGTCGTCGCCGAGGCGGCCGAGCGGCCCGAGGACGAGCCGGATGTGCGGCTGCTCCTCCTGGACGCGGTCCTCGGCCAGCACGACGCGGCCTGGCTCGCCGCGTTCGACGGCCGGGGCGACCGGCTCGACGGACTGGCGGCGGTGGCCAGGAACGCGGGCTGGTGGTGGCCCTACGAGCGCACCGTGGTGATCAGCGAGCGCCCCGGGGAGCTGTACCGCGACGAGGCGGGGCGGCTCGACCGGGGCGACGGTCCCGCGCTCTCCTACCGGGACGGGTTCGGGCTGTACGCCTGGCGCGGCATGCCGGTGCCCGCCGAGTTCCTGGCGGAGCTGACCGCGCTCACCCCCGAGCGGATCCGGGCCGAGGAGAACGCGGAACTGCGCCGCGTGATGCTGGAGTTCTACGGATACGACCGCTACCTCACGGAGTCGCGCGCCGAACCGGTCCACCGGGACGAGACGGGCATCCTGTGGCGGATCGCGCTGGACGGCGACGAGGACGTGGTCATGGTCGAGGTGGTCAACTCCACCCCGGAGCCGGACGGGACGCACCGCACCTACTGGCTGCGGGTTCCGCCCGCGATCCGGACCGCGAAGGAGGGCGTCGCCTGGACGTTCGGCCTGCAGGGCGAGGCCTACACGCCGCTGCGCCAGACCTGA
- a CDS encoding STM4015 family protein, protein MSDVDHLHELLGLPAVDFQHDASDGMRPPAGAVAWRVFVEPYEDDRTWEQEFDSFLAAVDPAGVRALIIGQWGESYEEDSSYPIGLVVAAADRLTSLEAVFVADLTMEESEISWIQQSDVTALLAAYPALVELGVRGGTDLVFPPTRHEHLRSLTVETGGLPVEVVRGVLDSELPALEKLDLWLGVSAYGGDADVADLAPLLSGTRFPALHHLGLRNSEVENEIAAAMASAPLVARLRTLDLSCGTLGDEGAAALLEGQPLTHLDVLDLHHHFLSEQVERRIADALEPHGVRVDLSDRCEPWDDGGPEGRYTTVSE, encoded by the coding sequence ATGTCCGATGTGGACCACCTGCACGAGCTGCTCGGCCTTCCGGCCGTCGACTTCCAGCACGACGCGAGCGACGGGATGCGGCCTCCCGCCGGTGCGGTGGCCTGGCGCGTCTTCGTCGAGCCCTACGAGGACGACCGCACCTGGGAGCAGGAGTTCGACTCGTTCCTGGCAGCCGTCGATCCGGCCGGGGTGCGCGCGCTGATCATCGGGCAGTGGGGGGAGTCGTACGAGGAGGACTCGTCGTACCCGATCGGTCTCGTGGTGGCCGCCGCCGACCGGCTGACGTCGCTCGAGGCGGTGTTCGTCGCAGATCTGACGATGGAGGAGTCGGAGATCTCCTGGATCCAGCAGAGCGATGTCACCGCGCTGCTGGCCGCCTACCCCGCACTGGTGGAGCTCGGGGTGCGCGGCGGTACCGATCTCGTCTTCCCGCCCACCCGGCACGAGCACCTTCGCTCGCTCACCGTCGAGACCGGCGGACTGCCGGTCGAGGTGGTCCGCGGGGTGCTGGACAGCGAGTTGCCCGCGCTGGAGAAGCTCGACCTCTGGCTGGGTGTCTCCGCCTACGGCGGCGACGCCGATGTGGCGGACCTCGCGCCACTGCTGTCCGGCACCCGGTTCCCGGCCCTGCACCATCTCGGCCTGCGCAACAGCGAGGTGGAGAACGAGATAGCGGCGGCCATGGCCTCGGCGCCGCTCGTGGCCCGGCTGCGCACCCTCGACCTGTCGTGCGGCACGCTCGGGGACGAGGGCGCGGCCGCGCTCCTCGAGGGCCAGCCGCTGACCCATCTCGACGTGCTCGACCTGCACCACCACTTCCTCAGCGAGCAGGTGGAGCGCCGGATCGCCGACGCCCTGGAACCGCACGGAGTGCGGGTCGACCTGTCGGACCGCTGCGAGCCGTGGGACGACGGCGGGCCCGAGGGCCGTTACACCACGGTGTCGGAGTGA
- a CDS encoding STM4015 family protein, producing MNSIEHPEMFHGLPVLTLPAGDVAGAPALPPAGSVAWRLDCGQDGVPFPELWQHFLDTVDPAGVRALLIGPWWEDDYSVLAPVVERLVAGAGRFTDLRALFLADVAGEECEVSWLAMCDITPVLDAFPLLEELTVRGGGDSVPEEANLELRPVRHEALKSLRFESGGLPGHVVRAVGSCELPALERLELWLGVGWYGGDATVEDLRPLLAGGGLPRLRHLGLQNSEIQDEIASAVSGAPVVARLESLALSMGTLSDAGATALLNGQPLTHLTSLDLSHHYLTGPVADRLRESFARSGTRLDLDGADYWDPEGDEPRYVAVSG from the coding sequence TTGAACAGCATCGAACACCCCGAGATGTTCCACGGCCTGCCCGTGCTGACCCTGCCGGCCGGGGACGTCGCGGGCGCGCCCGCTCTGCCCCCGGCCGGGTCGGTGGCCTGGCGGCTGGACTGCGGACAGGACGGGGTGCCGTTCCCGGAGCTCTGGCAGCACTTCCTCGACACGGTCGACCCGGCAGGGGTCCGGGCCCTGCTGATCGGCCCCTGGTGGGAGGACGACTACTCGGTTCTCGCCCCGGTCGTCGAGCGGCTCGTCGCCGGGGCCGGCCGGTTCACTGATCTGCGCGCGCTGTTCCTCGCCGATGTGGCCGGTGAGGAGTGCGAGGTGTCGTGGCTCGCCATGTGCGACATCACTCCGGTCCTCGATGCGTTTCCGCTCCTGGAGGAGCTGACCGTGCGCGGCGGCGGGGACAGCGTCCCCGAGGAGGCGAACCTGGAGCTGCGCCCGGTGCGGCACGAGGCGCTGAAGTCGCTGAGGTTCGAGTCCGGCGGTCTGCCGGGACATGTCGTTAGGGCGGTCGGGTCCTGCGAGCTGCCCGCGCTGGAAAGGCTGGAGCTCTGGCTCGGCGTCGGCTGGTACGGCGGTGACGCCACGGTCGAGGATCTGCGGCCGCTCCTGGCCGGTGGTGGCCTTCCGCGCCTTCGCCATCTCGGTCTGCAGAACAGCGAGATCCAGGACGAGATCGCCTCGGCGGTGTCCGGCGCCCCGGTGGTCGCCCGGCTGGAGTCGCTCGCCCTCTCCATGGGCACCCTCAGCGACGCGGGAGCCACGGCCCTGCTCAACGGTCAGCCGCTCACCCACCTCACCTCGCTGGACCTGTCCCACCACTACCTCACCGGTCCGGTGGCGGACCGCCTCCGGGAGTCGTTCGCCAGGTCGGGCACCCGGCTCGATCTCGACGGGGCGGACTACTGGGATCCCGAGGGCGACGAGCCCCGCTATGTCGCGGTCAGTGGATAG